A region of the Candidatus Binataceae bacterium genome:
GCTGTCGTCAGAGCCACTCGGGTGAGGCGGCTCTTTTTCGGCAGCGGACCTGAGTTGCCGACTCTCAATCCGACCTTCGTTCGCGAGCTCCACAAGCAACTGCGGCCGCAGGTTGAAGCAGTGGAACGAGCGATCGGCCACGAAATTCCAGCCTGGCGTCCTTCTGCTCTCTAGCGTGCTCGGCTAGCATTGAGCGGCGCCGCTGCGGAACGTTCGCGGCGGCGCTTTCGTTTGCCGGCCGTCGGTTTCGCGTCTTCAGGCCTTCTTTCTCCTCTGCTCGGAACACATTGATGAACTAGAGCTGCTTTTGCCTCCTTGCAATTAACTCCGAACGTCGCCATAAGAGACAGCGTCGCTTGGCAACAGAGAGGCGACGAAAGCGAGGATCCGGGGGAATGGCAAAACTTGCGGACGGTCTTGAGAAGAGGGGCGCAGGCTCCCGGACTGCGCTCACGCGCACCGGCAGCCGGCCAGGAAAAACATAATGGTCGTTTGCTGAATGGTTCGTGTTTGCGGATAGGGCGCGGAGGGGGGGCGAGCGGTAGAGGGTGCCGCTGAGAGATAGACGGAACACGCCGAGCTTCAGCCGGTGTTCGTTCTGCCCGCCTGCATCACTGACTGGAAACCTAATCGGTCTTTGGCTTAGTAGCGATGCCGCTGTTCGATGGCACGATCGCGAGACCTTGCCTTGGCGCCGGACCCGTCTATTCCGCCCGTTTAGGAAAACTCATTTCCTTTGCGGCGATAGTCATTCGATGGCCCATTACAAGCCGCTCGCCGACACAGCGAATCCCTTTCAAAATATATAATGCGCCCGGAGGTCCACTTCGCGCGTGTTATTCTAGTCAAACTCAGAGAAATGATGTTTCGTTCTCCTTCGCGTTTGTATCAAGTTGGAGCACGCGGTCTCTGCGCAAAAACTAGTATGAATCGGATCGGTGCACATCGTCGCTCGGATAGTTCATGGCTCGCGAGTTGCTCTATTGGGCTTCAGGACGGTGACGATGATGAAAACAAAATCCTCTCTCAGTCTGAGTATCCTGGCGCTTGGGATGTGTTTGTTTTCGGCCGCGCGATCGGCGAATGCGGCCAGTTACTATGTAGATCCAGCCGGTAACGATTCGAACCCCGGCAGCAGCTCTGCTGCTCCGTGGAAGACACTCGCCAAAGTCAGCGGATGGGTATTTCAGCCGGGCGATGTGATCTATTTGAAGCGCGGCGGCCTCTGGCGTGAAACGCTTACCCCCAAGAGCAGCGGGACCGCTGCGAAACCTGTCACATTCACCGCCTATGGGACCGGCGCACTTCCAATAATCAATGGTTCCAATCTTGTGACGGGATGGGAAGTCAGCACGGGCGCCACCTACCAGGCCGCACTGAATAGCGCACCCTACAACGTATACAGCGATGGTCAGCCGGAGTGGGGGCTGACAATGGCGAATTCGGTGTCGGCGATGACGGCCGGAAGCTGGTACTACAACGGCAGCACCTTGTACGTGCGGCTCGCGGACGGATCAAATCCGGCCAACCACCAGATCGAGGCGGCCATTCGTCAGAACGGAATCTTCGTCAACGGTGCGGGCTCGAATAACAACCGGGTCGCATCCGCGACTTTCAACTTCTCCGCCGGCAGCAGCGGTCAAGGTGGCAACGCGACCGCCTATATCAACTACATCACCATCGATAGCATTATGACCGAGCGGACCGGAAACTATGGTATCCAGTTCTACGATTCGGTCGCTCCGCTAATCAGCAATTGCATGCTCATCCAGAACGGAACCGGGCAACAGGACCTGGGCTACTACAACGCTCTCTATGCTGACATTGCTCCGAACGCAATCTACAAAGGCAATACCGTGTTGTATGGCGGTGGTCACAACGCAATTCAGATGCAGCGCGCGGACGGCGGCCAGATATTGAACAATACCGTTACTGAATGGAATCACAACGGTATAGACGTGAAGCTTTCCAAGAATATCCTGGTCCAGGGCAACACCGTTCACGATGCCAGCGTGGGATCCGGGCTTTATACTGAATACGTAGTGAACTACGACGCCGTGGAGAACATCATCTACAACGCGCCGATGGCAATCCAGCCCAATTTGCAGACGAGTGCGTATATCTACAACAACTCGATGATGAATACGACGCAGGGCGGAATTTATCTCGGACCCGCCAATGGCGGCAGCGCTGAGGTCGAGAACAACATCACGATGGGCACCGTCATGGCGCTGCAGAATGCCGGCGGCTATGCCTTGACCGAAGACTATAATGACTGGGGACCGGCGTCTCAGACGACGCAGGTAAAGCTAGGTCCTTCTGCGGTCAATGCAACGAAATTAATGACGATGGCGGGTCATAACAACGACATCAGCGCCAATCCGATGTGGGTATCGGCTCCGACGAAATTTACACTGCAGCCCGCCTCGCCATGCGTGAACGCCGGGACCGACGTCGATCTGCCGTATAAGGGCAAAGCCCCGGACATGGGTGCGGTGGAAAGCTACTAGCTATAGACGCGAAATCTGCGCGAAACGCCCCGGGAGATCTCGGGGCGTTTTCTTATGGGCAGCTGGCGTTGGTGTAGCGATCGCCGGTTCCATAGCCGGCGCGCTGATATTCGGCGATTCCTTCGAAGATACGTTGGCCCAGTTTTACGTTGGCTGAGCCCCATGCGTTGTCGTCTTCAACGATCGCATCCTGACCAGCGTCGATCAGGGCAAATCGAACGCCGGCGGCGCAGTTATCTGAGATCGTAACGGTCGCGCCGCGCGGCCCGACGTAGATTGCGGTAGAGGCGCCCAGGATGAAGTTGCCGGTGATAGTCGCGGACGTACCGAGATTTGCCTGCACACCGGTGACGACGTTCCGAATAGTATTGCCGGAAACGGTGAGGTTCCGATCGAACTCGCCGTAAACTCCGCTACCTGCCACGGAGTCGTGTGCGGTATTTCCGGTAACTACGACGCCGGTCGATTCCTTGATATCGAGACCGTTGTGAAACCAGTTCTGTACCTGGTTTCCAGCGATTCGAGCACCATCGGCGCGCTGGCAGTTGATCGCGTTGCCATGACCGCCACTGTAGGCGATGGTGTTGTTCTCGAAGCGCGCGCCCGGTCCGAGATCAACGTGAATGGCATTGTGGTATTTGATATCGCGACGACCGGGGCCGGTTTCGTGCACAGTGCAGTTGCGGACAACGGGATTAATCGAATCGTAAAAATGGATTCCCCATCCGGCAGTGCGGCGGACTTCGATGCCGTCAACTACGATGTGCCCGATTCTGCTTTCTATTGTGCCCGTCCTTCCGCCGTTCCCGCCGCTGTATGAGTAAGAGATCGCAGGCACTCCATTGTTGTTCGGATGGGCACCATCGACGATGATTCCATCTTCGCGTACAGCCGCCTCGATAGTCTGCGACGTCGGTTGAGCATCGCGCGGAAAGTGAAGGAAGAGGCGCCCGGCCTCCCAACGCCAGCCGCCGGGGGCGATGTCTCCGTTCGATGGCGAGTAGTTCAGACCCCAGCCCCACTCACTCCCAACGTATACGTTAGCTGCCGGGCTTTCGCACGGCGCCGACCAAACCCCGTCGTGTTCCAGTCGCCATCCTGAGATAACGTCAGCGCCTGAAATGATCGGCGGCGGCCCGGACCCATAGCGAGTAATAGTGATCGGATGATCGACGGCGCCGCTGCTATGGAGCGCAAGGGTTCCCCGCCATGTATCCCCTGCCTTGAGCGCAACGACATCGCCCGGCGCAAGGACCGCGTTACTCACTTTTGCCAGGCTCCGCCAGGGAGTCGCAGGATCGGTCCCCGGGTTCGAATCAGTTCCGGAGGCGTCGATGTAGTAAGTACGGGCTGAGGCCGATCTCGCGATGCCAGTAAATATCACCCCGAACAAGACTGCGCCCGCCAGCGCTGATGCGAGATGTGAAACGGTCTGCGAAGTCGCTTCCGCGGGCTCGTGAGCGAGAGTTAGAAGCCGCCCGCGCTCTGCCAGGGCCCAGACGAGGGCCAGCGTGACGCCGGAGGGAAATATACAATCGCTCACATCCGCTTCGGCCATCGACCGAATCAGCATCGGCACGACGATTAGCAGGAACGCGGGCTTGAGATTCCAGGTATCGGTGTTGCGCCGAAATAAATCGTGAAACGGTCGCAGCGTCATGAATAGCCAGAGTGCCAACGCGGGTATGCCAAGCCCGATGGCGCGCGACAAGTACTCATTGTGCAGCGAGCTGCGCGGCCCTTCGTACCACGGTCCCCACCAGATAGGAAAATAGCGGCTACCGAAGATCGCACCGTCAACCTGGTAGCCATAGCCCAACAGCGGCCGCTCCCACATACGAGCGATGGTAAAATGCCAGATGTCGGTGCGTCCGGTCAGAGTTCCCGCGCCACGGAAGAAATAGTCGGACTCGAAGGTTGCGAGTAATACGAAGGCTCCGAGGGCCACAGCGACGCACGCGACGAATCCTTTGACGCGATAGCGCCAGATCGCATAACAGGCGCATCCGGCGCCGATCGAGACCAAAACCGATCGCGAGTCCGCCATCAGCGTCAAGATTAATCCCAGCACGACGGCCGCTCCCGCCCATCGCCGACGCAATCCGGTAAACCGCAGCCATCCGACGAGGCCGACTGTCACCGATGGAAGGGTAATGGCGCCGACCTGGTTGGGATTTTCGAAGAGCCCTTTGAAACGCGGAACGCCGAAGCTCTCGGGATCACCTGCTACTGGATGGGACCACGTGATGCTGGATGGCAGTACCAGTTCCGCCAGCGCGAGTATCGCCATAAGGGCGGACAACGCGAGCAACGCAAGGAACAGTGATTCGCTTGCGTCAGATTCGTCGTTGACCTGACCGATCGCCGCGATCAATGCGACGAACGACAACACAGAACCGACCAGTCGCGCGGCGCTGTAAGCCGGCGCGATTGAATAGCTAATGGTTACAAGTGCCCATCCGAAATAGACTGCGTAAAGACGAAAACATCCGCGTCCAAGCAGTCCGGTTCGCATCGCAATCGGAATTGCCGGTGTGAGCAGGATTGCATAGAGTGAGTATCGCACCAGCACCCGCATGCTGTCGTCGAGCGGGATTAGCGAAGGAATCTCCTCGATCACGATCAGCATCAATATCAAGTAGATCGGCGTGCGAATGAGCACTTTGACGGATCGGATAAGAGTCGCGGCGATGATCAGCGCGCCGATCGCGAGGGCAATTTTCGGCGCGAAGTAACCCAGTACCAACAGAGTCGCCGCGGCCAGCAAGCCGCCGGCCGCCAGTGCGAGGCGGCTGCGCACGTGAGGAATCACTTCGTGAAGTGGACTTTCGTCGGTCGCATCACGCACAGCGACTGACGCCTCGAAAAGGTCTAGTCCCATATTAGGAAACCGACCCGCTCACCCGCGGGCTATGCCAGCATTTCCTGCGCTATTGCACAGAGCGTCATCGGCCGCAGCTTCTTTTCGGCCGCGAAACTCACGATTCGGTTAAGATCTGATTCGTTGCCGCTCTTTTGGAACGGACCTGGAAGCCGACCGAGCCCCACGCCCTGGGGATGCACCGTCGCGATGATCGGCATACCGAGAGCGGCCAGCGCGAGCATCCTGCCGCGGTCCAATAGCCGCGCTGCGAAACGCCGGAAAATCGGAAAGTACCGGCCGTAGATCGGCTGCATCGGCGTCGACATCCGTAGATAACCCGGCAACGCGGTTTCATATGCCGGCTGGGTGAATGGATTTTCGAACGACGCAACGAAACCGGCGCGATGAACGGCATCAATCACTGCCGGACTGTGCCTCTCGTAAGGAAAGATAATGACTGGCTGGAACCTTACTCCATAACGGCGCGCGATCTCGTCCACGTTCGCTCGTCCGTGCGCGAGTTCCACCTGCGGATCGCGCAGCTCGCTATGATCGATATGACGATTCAAACCGTGCCACACGAAGCCAACATTGAACCTCCCAGTGGTCGCGACGTAACTGCGCGGCGGATGCGTTTGCGAGGGAATCCAGGCGAAGTCGAGATGGACTCCCGAAAGCCGCGTTTCTAACTGACTCAGCCATCGCTCGAGACCGCCAGTCTGAAAGAAATCAAAATTGGCGGGGCGATCATCGAGCACGATGTCGAACGGCACGCGATGCTTCGTGCCGCGGCCGCATGCGCGCTCGACGGCGATGAGTGCTGCCGTTTCCCACGGGCGCATCGCAGTCGTCGCCAGGCGCTCGATGATCGGCGCTTCAAGAGCGGCCTCGGCCAGTTCGTCAGCCTGCAAGTCGCAGATCACGATCCCCTCGTGACAGGGCATCGCAAATGAGATCGGAAGCTCGCCGCCCTCGGGGCCACGGGCGAATGCCAACGGCTCTGCGGGCTCAGCCAGTCCGAGCGCACGCTTGAACGCGAAACGCCCTTGTCCGGTCTCATTCTCGAGCGCGGCTGGAATCAACGTGCCATATCCTATTCGATACGAGTCTGCGGCGAGTTCGGTCGATATCTTGAAGCTCAGACGAATTGGAGTTTTGATCGCGACCGAGCGCCCTGGAGCAAAACCGCCGCGGATATACATCGTTGCGCCATGGCGAACCAGTGCGGTTACCTCGGCGGCTACATCTCCCTCGAGCGAGTCAGCAGTTGCGCCACTCAGCGCGACGATCGTCGATCGAGGCGCAGCCGCCGAAATCGAAGGCCGTGCGCCGTGGGCGAGATCGACCAGCTCTTCGCGAAAGCCTCGCAAATGCGCATACTGCCTGGCGATGAGCGGTGGCGTCTCGCGCCGCGAATCGTAGATCAAAATACCGACTCTGTTGGCCGCGTTCATGGCTTGCCCGCCGCATGCGCTTCGCTCTTAACTTCGCGCTCGAGCTCGGTCGCGCGCCGCTCGTTGGACGCGAGAATCGCTTCGAATAGCGGCGACGGCTGGAGCATGCTCAGCAGGTTCAGGTTGGGAACGACGCAGTGTCCTCCGATAAATCCGGGGTAGTAGCGCACCCGCGGCAGAAAACTGATTTCGTCGAAAAATGTGATCGCCTGGTCGTAATCGGCGCCCAGCGCCTGCGCGTAGCGATTGAGCTCCTGCGCGAACGCAATCTGCAGGCCGAAATAACTCGTCTCGGCGAGCTTGGCGAGCTCGAGCGTTTCGACCCGATCGATTCGCGCGACACCGAATCCTGCCGCCTTGAAATGCTGCTCGGCTTCGTCAGCCGCGCCGCGTTCGGTCGCAGCAACGAATTTCACGTAGCGCTTAAGATCCTCGACCATTCGCGCATGCTTGCCGCGCACCGGACTGAAGGCGATACGCATGCCGGTGGCGCCCGCGATAATCCGCGTCGTGCCGGGCAGCACGGTACTGTTGAT
Encoded here:
- a CDS encoding right-handed parallel beta-helix repeat-containing protein, producing the protein MMKTKSSLSLSILALGMCLFSAARSANAASYYVDPAGNDSNPGSSSAAPWKTLAKVSGWVFQPGDVIYLKRGGLWRETLTPKSSGTAAKPVTFTAYGTGALPIINGSNLVTGWEVSTGATYQAALNSAPYNVYSDGQPEWGLTMANSVSAMTAGSWYYNGSTLYVRLADGSNPANHQIEAAIRQNGIFVNGAGSNNNRVASATFNFSAGSSGQGGNATAYINYITIDSIMTERTGNYGIQFYDSVAPLISNCMLIQNGTGQQDLGYYNALYADIAPNAIYKGNTVLYGGGHNAIQMQRADGGQILNNTVTEWNHNGIDVKLSKNILVQGNTVHDASVGSGLYTEYVVNYDAVENIIYNAPMAIQPNLQTSAYIYNNSMMNTTQGGIYLGPANGGSAEVENNITMGTVMALQNAGGYALTEDYNDWGPASQTTQVKLGPSAVNATKLMTMAGHNNDISANPMWVSAPTKFTLQPASPCVNAGTDVDLPYKGKAPDMGAVESY
- a CDS encoding right-handed parallel beta-helix repeat-containing protein, with product MGLDLFEASVAVRDATDESPLHEVIPHVRSRLALAAGGLLAAATLLVLGYFAPKIALAIGALIIAATLIRSVKVLIRTPIYLILMLIVIEEIPSLIPLDDSMRVLVRYSLYAILLTPAIPIAMRTGLLGRGCFRLYAVYFGWALVTISYSIAPAYSAARLVGSVLSFVALIAAIGQVNDESDASESLFLALLALSALMAILALAELVLPSSITWSHPVAGDPESFGVPRFKGLFENPNQVGAITLPSVTVGLVGWLRFTGLRRRWAGAAVVLGLILTLMADSRSVLVSIGAGCACYAIWRYRVKGFVACVAVALGAFVLLATFESDYFFRGAGTLTGRTDIWHFTIARMWERPLLGYGYQVDGAIFGSRYFPIWWGPWYEGPRSSLHNEYLSRAIGLGIPALALWLFMTLRPFHDLFRRNTDTWNLKPAFLLIVVPMLIRSMAEADVSDCIFPSGVTLALVWALAERGRLLTLAHEPAEATSQTVSHLASALAGAVLFGVIFTGIARSASARTYYIDASGTDSNPGTDPATPWRSLAKVSNAVLAPGDVVALKAGDTWRGTLALHSSGAVDHPITITRYGSGPPPIISGADVISGWRLEHDGVWSAPCESPAANVYVGSEWGWGLNYSPSNGDIAPGGWRWEAGRLFLHFPRDAQPTSQTIEAAVREDGIIVDGAHPNNNGVPAISYSYSGGNGGRTGTIESRIGHIVVDGIEVRRTAGWGIHFYDSINPVVRNCTVHETGPGRRDIKYHNAIHVDLGPGARFENNTIAYSGGHGNAINCQRADGARIAGNQVQNWFHNGLDIKESTGVVVTGNTAHDSVAGSGVYGEFDRNLTVSGNTIRNVVTGVQANLGTSATITGNFILGASTAIYVGPRGATVTISDNCAAGVRFALIDAGQDAIVEDDNAWGSANVKLGQRIFEGIAEYQRAGYGTGDRYTNASCP